The DNA window CAGTTGCATGTACAATCTACCGATCCCTACTTTGAAACTCAAGGTAGATTTGTATGTTGGGCCAACCTTAACTACAATGCGTGCAATTTTATTCTTTAGGTGTATCTATGTCTTACGCTATTTATCTTGAACCTGGCCGTGAAAAATCACTCAAACGCAAACATCCATGGGTGTTCTCAAAAGCGATAAAAAAAGTGAAAGGTAAACCAGGCATCGGTGACACCGTAGAAATCTACAGTAACGATGGACAATACCTTGCAACAGCGGCTTACAGCCCAGAGTCTCAAATCCGTGCAAGGATCTGGACGTTTAACCAAAACGAATCTATTGATACCGATTTCTTCGAACGAAAATTCAAGCAAGCGCTTGATGCGCGTCAATATGTCATTGAAGAAGGTGGTTTAACCGGTTTTCGTCTAAGTGCCGCAGAGTCCGATGGTCTTCCAGGTATCACAATCGATAAATTCCAGAATGTCATCGTGTGTCAATTATTGAGTGCAGGTGCAGAACGGTTCAAGGCAAACATCGTTGAAGCATTAAGACGTATTTTTCCGGATTGCGTTGTATACGAGCGCTCTGACGTCGATGTCCGTAAAAAGGAAGGTTTGGAGAAAGTAACGGGACCATTACACGGCAGTTTGCCGTCAGCGCCCGTTATAATTCAAGAAAACGGATTAAACATTGAGGTCGATATCGAAAACGGCCACAAAACGGGCTTTTATTTAGATCAACGCGATAGTCGCGCTGCACTTGAGCGTTTTTCAAAAGACAAAGACGTCTTAAACTGCTTTTGTTATACGGGCACTTTCTCACTCTATGCGCTTAGAGCTGGATGCAAGCACGTAACGAACGTCGACGTTTCAGAACAAGCGCTTGCTATTGCGAAACGCAACGTAGAACACAATAACCTTGACCTCAGCCGAGTCGATTTTGTAAAGCAAGACGTCTTTAAGTTATTGCGTCAATATCGCGAGGAGGGCCGTTTGTTCGACACTATTGTTATGGATCCGCCAAAATTCGCGGAGAGTAAAGCTCAGTTAACCGGTGCGTGTCGAGGCTATAAAGACATTAATATGGTTGCAATGCAAATTTTGAAGCCTGGTGGCACGTTACTAACGTTCTCATGCTCTGGGTTGATGGACCAGAACCTATTTCAGAAAGTAGTAGCGGATGCAGCGCTTGATGCGGGGAAAGACCTATTGATAATGGAACGTTTAAACCAAGCTGCGGACCATCCGATTGCAGGGAATTACCCTGAAGGGTTCTATTTAAAAGGCCTGATTTGTAAAGTCTATTAAAAAAGGAGCTGCGGCTCCTTTTTTATTCACTCGACTTGCGATAGCGTTACTTAATTGAATTTGCTGATCTCAACACCCACAATATATTCCCCATCACCTTCTTGTGTTACCCTCAAAACTCTTGCATGAGCACTGAGTGGCGGTGTTGTGCTACCGGATGAGTCAATATACACCTCAAGCATCGCATTTACTTCAACTGGTTCTGAGACTAAGAGCGACATGCCTGTCGCACTTAAATCCTGACAATGAGCTTGAAGCTTCTGTCCTGTATCAAGTACCGTAATCGTCGCTTGCGTATTAACGTTCATGCGCATAAAGCGGCGTTTGTCTTCGTGTATCATGGCTCACTCCTATACGACCTTTTTAATTTTTTCTAATAAAGATTGCATCGAGAAGGGTTTTACCACATAGGCATCGCATCCAGCTTCAAATCCAGCACGTTGTTCTTGTTCTGATTCGAGCCCTGAAACCATTACGACTGGAATGTCTTTAGTTTCTGGCGTGTTTTTTAGCATACGGCAGGTGTCATAACCATCTAATCCAGGCATACACACGTCAAGTAGAATTGCATCGGGTGGATTTGCAATTGCACTTGAAAGGCAACTTTTACCCGAATTTGCATAACTTAACTCAAAACCGTCCGCCAACGCAGCTGATAACATTTCAAAATTGAAGTACTCATCATCAACGACCAAAATGTGTGGCACTTTTCCTTTTGATTTCTGCGACGGCATAGCTGTTGCCATTTCCTTTTCCAATCCCAATTTCATCCTCACTAATAAATTATAGGTCTGAGCCTAAAAAGCAAGCACATTTTTTAGCCAAAAATGTTCTGCCAACTAAATTCCTTTTAAAAACAATCTTACCAACTCGGTTCTTTAACTAAACCGCGCAAATCCCCACCCGCAAAAGATGCATCCGAAGTCAAACCACCTTGAATGGTGCACCTGATATTACCTTATGACTCTCAACAAAACGATGAAGTTCAGATTCCTATTCACGGGTTAAATCACCACATCTTTGATGGCATTTTGGATCCGCTTTGCCGATATAGGGTACGCCGTCCCCAACGTTTGGGCAAATAGTGACACCCTTAATTCCTCTTGCATCCAAAATATCTCTGAGACTGATGCAGGCATAGGCATTCCTGCCGGTAACTTCGCGATTAGTGATTTATAGCCCTCAGCGACCTTATCCAATTCCAAAACACATAATCTATCTTTATTAGGGTCGACCGGCAGTTTCTCTAATCGCTTTTCAATCGCTTTAAAGTATCTCAGCAAATCCGTAAGTTTATCCGCACCATGGACACTTACAAATCCCTTAAATATCAGGCGCTCTAACTGAGATTTGATGTCACCATGCGCCGTTATCATCGTTAAATCTACTTTGCCTTTCATACGTTTGTTGATTGCATGGGCAATACTCAGCACTTGCTCAACTTTCATTGCAACATCTACCACAACATCACCTAACTCACCGCGGATCAGCTCTTTAGCTTGATTGAACGTCGACTCGTCTCTGATTTCGTCATATTGGGACAGCAATTTATCGACACCTGCGGATATACAGTCATCGATCAGATCTTGTACTTTTCCAAATGGATTAAAATACAAACCAAGCTTTGCTTTATTCGGCAGATGTTGTTGTAAGTACTTTATTGGCGATGGAATATTTAAAAGCACAAGCCGGCGAAGCCCTAAACGATGCGCCTGCTCTGCTTTCAGCGGATTATCAAACAGCTCAATTGCAGCTGAATCTTTTTTATCCACCAGCGCGACATAAGCTTTAACCTCATACAAGCCCTGCTTCTGGCTGTATTCAGCAGGTATTTCACCAAACTGCCAATCTGTGATCCCCTGCTTTTCAATACCCGGCTCCGCTACACGAGATAGTGTGTCACTTACTTTATGTTGTAACTTATTTTTAAGGCCCGCAATATCATTTCCATGTGCAAGCACGCTACCTTTCTCATCAACAACTTCAAATTGAATACGCAGATGAGCGTCCAACGTACCTAGGTCCCATGCATCTTCAGGTACTGTAACTCCAGTCATTCGATGCAATCGCATGGTAATCGCTTCGATAAATTTACCTTGCATAGGTGTTATCGATGCTAACACAGCGTCCGCATAATTCGGTGCTGGTACAAAATTACGACGTAGTGATTTTGGCAACGATTTAATCAATGCACACACTAGTTCATGTCGAAGTGCTGGAATGTGCCAATCGAAGCCGATGTCTTCCACCTGATTCAAAAGTGCGATAGGTATAGATACCGCTACCCCATCAAGTGCTTTACCCGGCTCAAAATGATATTGGAGCGGTAACATTAAATTACCTTGCTGCCACACATCAGGGTAAGACAATGTCGTAATGTCTTCTGCGCCGTGCTGCATGAGCATTGCGAGGTCCATTTTCAGTAGATTGGGCTGCTTTTGTTTTACACCTTTGTACCATTTGATAAACGCGACTCGTGTATTCACATCCGCCGGTATACGCTCATCGTAGAAAGTAAAAAGCTCATCTTCGTCCACCAAAATATCGCGGCGACGGGCTTTATTTTCTAACTTGTGGATTTCCTCTACTAAGTTTTGGTTGTGAGCTAAAAAGTCTTCATTTGACCCCAACTCTTGATTAACCAGAGCCTCTCGAATAAATAGTTCTCGACAAAGTGGTACATCAATTTGGCTGTATATGGTTCTTTTTCTTGCGACGAGGATCAAACCAAATAGCGTTTGCTGTTCAAACGCAATAACCGCTCCTTGTTTCTTTTCCCAATGAGGCTCGCTATAGCTTTTTTTAACTAAATGTTGTGCAAGTGGCACTATCCATTCAACATTAATGCGCGCATTCATTCGAGCATACAATTTACTCGTTTCAACCAGCTCCGCTGACATCACCCATTTAGGTGACTTCTTAAATAAGCTGGAGCCTGGGAAAATATGAAACTGGCTATTTCGAGTTCCTTTATAATGTTGTTTTTCATCTTTGAAGCCAACTTGCGTTAACAGGCCACTTAGTAAGGCTTGGTGAATTCGTTGATAATCCGCAGGTTGTTCATTAAGCTTGAACCCCATTTCTTCACAGATGGTCGATACTTGATATACGATATCTTGCCACTCACGAACACGCATATATGCAAGAAAATCCTGCTGACACATTTTTCTAAACTGGTTGCGCGTTAGGGCTTCTTGCTGGGATTCTAAGTAGCTCCACAGATTTAGAAACGCAATAAAATCTGAATCTGGATCGTCAAATCGCGCATGCTTTTCTGTTGCTGCACCCTGTCTTTCTTGGGGGCGTTCTCTTGGATCTTGGATAGACAGCGCTGCAACTATCACGATGACTTCTTTAAGCACGCCAAGCGCGTTCGCACTCAACACCATTCGCGCTAAACGAGGGTCAATAGGTAAACGGCTTAATGAGCGACCCATTTCGGTTAAAGAGACCGAAAATTTGTCTTTACCCTGCTTAATCGCTTCAAGTTCTTCAAGGAGCAACATACCATCGGTAATATTACGGCTGTCTGGCGCTTGCACAAACGGAAACTTGGTCAATTCACCAAGTCCCAGCGATAACATTTGCAAAATAACAGACGCAAGATTGGTACGAAGAATTTCTGGGTCCGTAAACTGTGGCCTACTATTGAAATCGTCTTCAGAATATAAACGAATACATACACCCGCCGCGACACGACCACAGCGCCCCTTTCGTTGGTCGGCACTCGCTCTAGAAATGGCTTCGATAGGAAGTCTCTGCACCTTTGTACGATAACTGTATCGGCTAATACGTGCAGTACCTGGGTCAATTACATAACGGATCCCCGGCACCGTCAACGATGTTTCGGCTACGTTCGTTGACAAAACGATACGACGCTGACTGTGGGCAGCAAAGATCCGATTCTGTTCACTATTAGAAAGGCGAGCATACAAAGGAAGTATTTCAACGCCTTTCAAATTGCGTTTACTCAGCGCATCCGCTGTATCTCGAATCTCACGCTCACCGTTCATGAAGATAAGAATGTCGCCAGGTCCCTCAGCGCACAATTCATCTACCGCGTCAAAAATGCCTTGTAGCAAGTCGTTTTCCGACTCCGCGCTTGTCGTGTCGATATCGGTAAGAGGACGGTAACGTACATCCACAGGATAAGTACGCCCTGATACCTCGATAATAGGCGCATTATTGAAGTGTTTAGAAAAGCGTTCAGGGTCAATCGTCGCAGACGTGATAATCACTTTTAAATCAGGACGCTTCGGCAGTAAATTTTTCAGATAACCAAGTATAAAGTCAATGTTTAGACTGCGTTCATGCGCTTCATCGATTATGATTGTATCGTATTGATTAAGAAAACGATCCTGTTGAATTTCAGCTAGTAAAATACCATCTGTCATCAACTTAACATGTGTAGTGTCTGAAACGTTGTCGCTAAAGCGTATTTTAAAACCGACACTTTGTCCTAATTCGCACTCTAATTCTTCAGCAATACGTGACGCAACACTTCTTGCCGCAAGTCGACGAGGCTGAGTATGGCCGATATAGCCATTGACTCCACGCCCAAGTTCAAGACAAATTTTGGGCAACTGCGTGGTTTTACCTGAACCAGTTTCACCAGCCACAATAACCACTTGATGGTTTGCAATCGCTTCTTTTATGTCATCTTTCTTTTGACTGACTGGTAATGTTTCGGGGTAGGTAATTTTAGGTAAGGCAGCACGTCTGGCAGCACACACTTCTTGGCTTTTAAGAATGTCTAATTCTATTTTTTCCAACACATTTTTGCGTTTGGCTTCATCTTCAATACGCTCTGCACCTTGAATGCGCTTCTTGAAAATGAATTTGTCCTTGTTTAGACAGCTTGCTACTGCTCTTTTTAGCGAAACTCCGCTCACCACTCACCCTCTAAGGAAAGTCAAAAATTCCGGCTATTTTAGCAAACTGTCTCAATTAATCATACGTTATCGTAAAACTTAACAAGCGCTATACAAAACGGTGTCCAGACTCATAGTTACAATGTAAATGTTTATCTATAGCACGAAGTACATTAGCGCGACTCAAGACCCCCAGTAGACGTCCATCGTCGTCAACAACTGGATAGAGCTTCGGTTTTTCCGACGTCATTCGCTCAGCAACTAGTAATACACTTTCTTCTGGTCGAACACACAGCGGATTTTTGGTCATGACATCACTCACCATGCTGTGTGACTCATTCTGATAGGTCGCCTCAAGCATTTTTTTGATACAGTCTTGCTCAGATAGGAACCCGATGACTTTATGAGCAGAATCCACAACAGGCCCCCCCGATTGCCCACTTTGCAGTAACTTCTCAACCGCTTGTTCAATTCGCATACCATCAGTAAAAGTCACAGGGCGATGATTAAGATAATCTTTTACCTTGATCGATTGCATAGCTGTCGCTCCTTTTTGTTGTTTGCCAGCGCTATTCTCTTAAATAGTAGCTGGCAACATTAAAATTTGCGCATTTTTCGAGCTATTCGTCTTTAAAAATCGCGACATAAGTCGGTGATTGACTGCTTTTGCTTGCTCGGTACATACCCGGTGTATTAAAGGGCATGCTTATGTTGCCTTGTGGATCAACGATAATGACTCCGCCTGTTCCACCAATTGGCGCTAAAACATCGTGAATGACTTCATTTCCGGCTTGATTGATTGATTTCTTCTGGTATGCAACACGTGCGCAAATATCGGAAGCAACACTGTAGCGAATGAAATACTCGCCATGGCCCGTTGCGGACACCGCACAAGAATGGTTATCGGCAAACGTACCGGCACCAATCACGGGCGAGTCGCCAATACGGCCAAAGCGCTTAGCTGTCATTCCACCAGTGGATGTGCCCGCAGCTAAGTTGCCAAATTTATCCAACGCGACCGCACCAACCGTGCCCATTTTGTATGCTATAGGTAAAGCCTGATGCGCGGCTTGATAAGATTTAACGTCTGACTGCGCCTTCTCCAACGATTCTTTTGCTCTTAAAAGCGATTTATACCTCGACTCTGTATCAAATACCTTGTTGTCTATCAATTCAAATCCTTGTGCCTTTGCGAATTGCTCTGCACCTTCGCCACTCAACATGACGTGCACTGAGTCCGTCATTATTTTTCGAGCAAGTTGAATAGGATGCTCGATATGTTTTACTCCAGCAACAGCTCCTGCTTCACGTGTACGTCCATCCATAATAGAAGCATCCAGTTCATGCTCACCATCAAAGGTGTACACTGCGCCTTTACCCGCATTAAAGTAAGGAGATTCTTCTAAAACCATGATGGAAGCCGAAATCGCATCGAGACTTTCTCCACCGGCGGCCAGTATTTGATAGCCTTTTTCAACAGCTTGAGTGAGCGTCTTGCGATAGGCAAGTTCTTGCTCTTCGGTAAATTTAGCCCTTTCAATTGTTCCCGCTCCACCGTGAATGGCGATAGCTATTGGCGTTTGCGCAAAAGCTGATAAAGGTATAAAGAGTGTACAAAGCACTCCAATTATTTTTTTCATGAGTTTCCCAATTTTATGCGAGTCGTAATATATGCGACTTATACATTGAATTTGCTAACTCAAAGTGACAACTCGTAATCAAAAAGGCAAGCGATTGCGATAAACAAGCTGTGAAGAAAAGAAAAAACCGAACTTTAGAATTATCTGTTTATAGAAACAAAAAAGCCCCGATACAATCGAGGCTTCTTAATGCTAAAAAGTGATTACTTCTGAGCTTTCAAACGAGCTAAACGAGCAACTTGGTGTGTTGACGTTAAGAACGCGTAAATTGGTGCTAGATAACCACGTTTACGTAACTCTAGGAAATCTGCATCGCTAAGCTCTGCAATTTTACGCTCGTCGATTAAATAGATACCGTTGATATCACGCTTTTCACCGTTGATCTCGACGGTTAACGTTTGCTGTGCAAGCAATTCTTTCTCTGCAAGGTAAGCTGTGAATGCTTCTGTTACGCGACCAAACTCAACATAAGATACAAGACCTTCTTTGCGGCGAGTTAGGTATTCTGTCTCAGCACCATTGTCGAACAGCGCGTTACCTTCTTCTTCATTAACTAGGCTGCTTGCTTCGTCGATTACAACACCAAATGAATCTTCTTCAGGGTGTTTAACTAGACCCAGAGGGTAACGAGTTAGTGCCATTGGTACATAACCCGCAGTCCATTTGTCTTCAGCAACAAATAGGTTTTCACCTGGCTCTAAGCCGAATAGTGCTACTGCTTGGAATTGACC is part of the Pseudoalteromonas xiamenensis genome and encodes:
- a CDS encoding isoaspartyl peptidase/L-asparaginase family protein encodes the protein MKKIIGVLCTLFIPLSAFAQTPIAIAIHGGAGTIERAKFTEEQELAYRKTLTQAVEKGYQILAAGGESLDAISASIMVLEESPYFNAGKGAVYTFDGEHELDASIMDGRTREAGAVAGVKHIEHPIQLARKIMTDSVHVMLSGEGAEQFAKAQGFELIDNKVFDTESRYKSLLRAKESLEKAQSDVKSYQAAHQALPIAYKMGTVGAVALDKFGNLAAGTSTGGMTAKRFGRIGDSPVIGAGTFADNHSCAVSATGHGEYFIRYSVASDICARVAYQKKSINQAGNEVIHDVLAPIGGTGGVIIVDPQGNISMPFNTPGMYRASKSSQSPTYVAIFKDE
- the hrpA gene encoding ATP-dependent RNA helicase HrpA, coding for MSGVSLKRAVASCLNKDKFIFKKRIQGAERIEDEAKRKNVLEKIELDILKSQEVCAARRAALPKITYPETLPVSQKKDDIKEAIANHQVVIVAGETGSGKTTQLPKICLELGRGVNGYIGHTQPRRLAARSVASRIAEELECELGQSVGFKIRFSDNVSDTTHVKLMTDGILLAEIQQDRFLNQYDTIIIDEAHERSLNIDFILGYLKNLLPKRPDLKVIITSATIDPERFSKHFNNAPIIEVSGRTYPVDVRYRPLTDIDTTSAESENDLLQGIFDAVDELCAEGPGDILIFMNGEREIRDTADALSKRNLKGVEILPLYARLSNSEQNRIFAAHSQRRIVLSTNVAETSLTVPGIRYVIDPGTARISRYSYRTKVQRLPIEAISRASADQRKGRCGRVAAGVCIRLYSEDDFNSRPQFTDPEILRTNLASVILQMLSLGLGELTKFPFVQAPDSRNITDGMLLLEELEAIKQGKDKFSVSLTEMGRSLSRLPIDPRLARMVLSANALGVLKEVIVIVAALSIQDPRERPQERQGAATEKHARFDDPDSDFIAFLNLWSYLESQQEALTRNQFRKMCQQDFLAYMRVREWQDIVYQVSTICEEMGFKLNEQPADYQRIHQALLSGLLTQVGFKDEKQHYKGTRNSQFHIFPGSSLFKKSPKWVMSAELVETSKLYARMNARINVEWIVPLAQHLVKKSYSEPHWEKKQGAVIAFEQQTLFGLILVARKRTIYSQIDVPLCRELFIREALVNQELGSNEDFLAHNQNLVEEIHKLENKARRRDILVDEDELFTFYDERIPADVNTRVAFIKWYKGVKQKQPNLLKMDLAMLMQHGAEDITTLSYPDVWQQGNLMLPLQYHFEPGKALDGVAVSIPIALLNQVEDIGFDWHIPALRHELVCALIKSLPKSLRRNFVPAPNYADAVLASITPMQGKFIEAITMRLHRMTGVTVPEDAWDLGTLDAHLRIQFEVVDEKGSVLAHGNDIAGLKNKLQHKVSDTLSRVAEPGIEKQGITDWQFGEIPAEYSQKQGLYEVKAYVALVDKKDSAAIELFDNPLKAEQAHRLGLRRLVLLNIPSPIKYLQQHLPNKAKLGLYFNPFGKVQDLIDDCISAGVDKLLSQYDEIRDESTFNQAKELIRGELGDVVVDVAMKVEQVLSIAHAINKRMKGKVDLTMITAHGDIKSQLERLIFKGFVSVHGADKLTDLLRYFKAIEKRLEKLPVDPNKDRLCVLELDKVAEGYKSLIAKLPAGMPMPASVSEIFWMQEELRVSLFAQTLGTAYPISAKRIQNAIKDVVI
- a CDS encoding SapC family protein → MAEQQVQPLQAQKHANIKIKNGINIEFLKSQHIVPVVAHEFARAANEFPLAFVKNNENGQFQAVALFGLEPGENLFVAEDKWTAGYVPMALTRYPLGLVKHPEEDSFGVVIDEASSLVNEEEGNALFDNGAETEYLTRRKEGLVSYVEFGRVTEAFTAYLAEKELLAQQTLTVEINGEKRDINGIYLIDERKIAELSDADFLELRKRGYLAPIYAFLTSTHQVARLARLKAQK
- a CDS encoding PilZ domain-containing protein, with amino-acid sequence MIHEDKRRFMRMNVNTQATITVLDTGQKLQAHCQDLSATGMSLLVSEPVEVNAMLEVYIDSSGSTTPPLSAHARVLRVTQEGDGEYIVGVEISKFN
- a CDS encoding CBS domain-containing protein produces the protein MQSIKVKDYLNHRPVTFTDGMRIEQAVEKLLQSGQSGGPVVDSAHKVIGFLSEQDCIKKMLEATYQNESHSMVSDVMTKNPLCVRPEESVLLVAERMTSEKPKLYPVVDDDGRLLGVLSRANVLRAIDKHLHCNYESGHRFV
- a CDS encoding response regulator: MATAMPSQKSKGKVPHILVVDDEYFNFEMLSAALADGFELSYANSGKSCLSSAIANPPDAILLDVCMPGLDGYDTCRMLKNTPETKDIPVVMVSGLESEQEQRAGFEAGCDAYVVKPFSMQSLLEKIKKVV
- a CDS encoding class I SAM-dependent methyltransferase: MSYAIYLEPGREKSLKRKHPWVFSKAIKKVKGKPGIGDTVEIYSNDGQYLATAAYSPESQIRARIWTFNQNESIDTDFFERKFKQALDARQYVIEEGGLTGFRLSAAESDGLPGITIDKFQNVIVCQLLSAGAERFKANIVEALRRIFPDCVVYERSDVDVRKKEGLEKVTGPLHGSLPSAPVIIQENGLNIEVDIENGHKTGFYLDQRDSRAALERFSKDKDVLNCFCYTGTFSLYALRAGCKHVTNVDVSEQALAIAKRNVEHNNLDLSRVDFVKQDVFKLLRQYREEGRLFDTIVMDPPKFAESKAQLTGACRGYKDINMVAMQILKPGGTLLTFSCSGLMDQNLFQKVVADAALDAGKDLLIMERLNQAADHPIAGNYPEGFYLKGLICKVY